The genomic interval CGCCGCGGATCGCGCCGCCGGCGCCGCGGATCCGGAGATAGCTCTCGAGCGGATCGAAGCGCCCGCGCAGTTCAGCCGTGTCGGTGAGGCAGAGCACGTAGGCCTCGCCCTCGCGGATCGCGGCGCGGCAGGCATCGATGTCGGCGCGGTAGCGCGAATCGCTGCGGCGCCAGCGCGGCCGACCCGCATCCGCGGCGGGGTCGGCGGAGGGCGGGAGCGGCACGGCAGGCGCCGCCCGCGGCGGGATCGCCCGGCCCGCGACGCGCAGCCGCTCCGCGAAGCGCTCCGACCAGAGACGGACGGCGGCCGGATCGCCGCGGAGCTCGGCCTGGCCGGAGTCGTGGTCCACGGCGAGGACGACATCCGCGCGCAGCGCGCTCGCGACCGGCGGCTCGCCGTGCGTCGCGGGATCCCGATCCGCGGGCCTCGCGCCCGCCATGCCGAGATCGGGCGGCCCGTCGCCCGGCGGCTCCACGCCGAGCAGCCCGAGGCCGAACTCGTAGCCGAGCGCCAGGATCCAGCCCGAGGCGAAGCCGCGCGTCTCCGCCGTGCCGAGCGATGCGCCCGCCGCGCGCGACGCCGCTCCCCCGCTGAGCTCCGGAGTCCCGGCCGACCCGGCGGGGGTCCGCCCCGCGATCAGGGCCTCGCCGCGGAGCGCCTCCTCCGCGATCGGGGCTTCGCCGCGGAGCGCCTCGAGGAAGGCGCGCTCCCCGCCCGCGTGCGCATGGCGCAGCTCCGCGCCGATCCCGAGCAGGCTCACGCGCGCTTCGCCCGCCGGCGCGGCCGCGCCGTCGAGCCAGAACCAGGGTTCGCCCGAATCGGCGAGCACCCGCGCCGCGCCGCGCGCGTCGACGGGGAACGGCAGCGGCTCGGCCCGCCGCGTCCCGCTCTGCATCATCCCCTTAGCGTAGCGGCGATGCTACGCTCGCCGCATGAGCGCGCAGGAGCCGACGTCCCCCGCAGAGCCTCACCCGCCGATCCTGGTCGCCGACTCCTTCTTCGTCCGCATGCGCGACGGCGCAGCGCACGTGCGCGGTTGGGAGCTGCATCGTGAGCGGTTCGCCGCGGCCGTGCTGGGGGTCCGCCCCGAAGCCGGGGAGGCGCTGGACCGCTTCCTCGACGACGCACGGCGCGCCCTCGCGGAGGCGGGAGCCGGGTTCCCCCGTCTCGAACTCCGCGCCGGCCCGCCGGATGCGCCGCCCGATCTGCGCGTCGCACTGCGTCCCGCGCCGCAGCTCGGCGCGACGATCGAGCTGCGCAGCTCGGACGAGCCGATCGCGCCGCACGCGGACCGCAAGGGCCCGAACATCCCGCGCTACGCGGAGCTCCGACGTCGCCTCGGCGCCGAACCGCTCATTCTCGACGAGCGCGGCTCGATCGTCGAGGGCGGCACGACCGCGCTCCTGTGGTGGGAGGGGGCGGAGGGACGCGTGGTCGGGAATCGGCGACGCGTGGCCTCGGTGACCGAACGTCTGCTGCGCGACGCGGCCGCCCAGGCGGGGACGCCGCTCGTCGACGCCGAGATCGACGCCGCCAGTGTGACGCGCCGCGAGGTCTGGGCGCTCAACGCCCTCCACGGCATCCGGACCGTCTCATCCATCGACGGCGTCGCGGCTCCGACACCCGATCCCGGACGGCTCGCGGTTTTCCGCGCGGCGCTCGAGGACCGCTGGGCCCCGATCCTGGGCTGATGCCGGGCTGATCCGAGGCCGATGCCGAGTTGATCCGGAGCTGAGGTGGAGCCGATCCGCCGGATCGAACGGCGTGCCTCGCCCATCTGATAAAGTGATATCACTTTCATATCACCGATCCGTGAGGAGCCCACTGATGAGCCCCGATCCGCACACCCCGGCCGTCCCGGCCGCCCCCGACGCCGTCGCCTCCGAACCGGTCGGTCACGACGGCATTCGCGTCGACATCGTCGAGCGCCCCGCCTGGCACAAGGGCAGCGCGGCCGGCATCACGGCGTTCCTGCTCAGCGTGCTCGCGATCCCCGGCGGCCTCGCGCTGCTCATCCGCGGCGGCGTGCTCCTCGACAACGGCCTCTCCTCCGGGGGGATCCTCCTCACCCTCGGCATCGTGCTCGTCATCGCCGCGGTGCTGGTCTTCACGATGTTCACCATCGTCGCCCCGGGGCAGACCTCCGTGCGCCAGTTCTTCGGTCGCTACGTCGGCACCGT from Leucobacter allii carries:
- a CDS encoding anthranilate synthase component I family protein, which produces MMQSGTRRAEPLPFPVDARGAARVLADSGEPWFWLDGAAAPAGEARVSLLGIGAELRHAHAGGERAFLEALRGEAPIAEEALRGEALIAGRTPAGSAGTPELSGGAASRAAGASLGTAETRGFASGWILALGYEFGLGLLGVEPPGDGPPDLGMAGARPADRDPATHGEPPVASALRADVVLAVDHDSGQAELRGDPAAVRLWSERFAERLRVAGRAIPPRAAPAVPLPPSADPAADAGRPRWRRSDSRYRADIDACRAAIREGEAYVLCLTDTAELRGRFDPLESYLRIRGAGGAIRGGVIALGDRALVSASPERFLGVRAGTVETHPIKGTRPRGTTPERDAALAEELAADPKERAENLMIVDLMRNDLSRVCAPGSVRVDGFLRVEHHTHVHQLVSTVIGALASGNDALDAIAACFPGGSMTGAPKRRAVEILREREGAPRGLYSGCFGWLDDAGDAELAMTIRGIEIRDPGSADGRALVGAGGGITIDSDPVEETAEKHLKAAPLLAALRLVATGIRDQSIAPG
- a CDS encoding aminotransferase class IV translates to MSAQEPTSPAEPHPPILVADSFFVRMRDGAAHVRGWELHRERFAAAVLGVRPEAGEALDRFLDDARRALAEAGAGFPRLELRAGPPDAPPDLRVALRPAPQLGATIELRSSDEPIAPHADRKGPNIPRYAELRRRLGAEPLILDERGSIVEGGTTALLWWEGAEGRVVGNRRRVASVTERLLRDAAAQAGTPLVDAEIDAASVTRREVWALNALHGIRTVSSIDGVAAPTPDPGRLAVFRAALEDRWAPILG